A part of Aegilops tauschii subsp. strangulata cultivar AL8/78 chromosome 2, Aet v6.0, whole genome shotgun sequence genomic DNA contains:
- the LOC109758020 gene encoding BAG family molecular chaperone regulator 4-like — protein MMKLRCPNPKRLFRRSSSKISRSSSSCSSSSDNGSDAGGIRGAGGSGEIEWEVRPGGMLVQRRDGRGDVEVITVRVATGYSWHDVSIGATCTFGELKVAVSMVTGLEPREQRLLFRGKEREDSDHLHMVGVRDKDKVLLLEDPALKDIKLRSALAGQAVQSPYRTFIEV, from the exons ATGATGAAGCTGAGGTGCCCCAACCCCAAGAGGCTCTTTAGGAGGAGCTCCTCCAAGATCAGCAGGTCTAGTAGCAGCTGCAGCAGTAGCAGCGACAACGGCAGCGACGCCGGTGGCATTCGGGGTGCCGGCGGCAGCGGGGAGATCGAGTGGGAGGTGCGGCCGGGGGGCATGCTGGTGCAGAGGAGGGACGGGAGGGGGGACGTCGAGGTTATCACCGTCAGGGTGGCCACCGGCTACTCCTGGCACGACGTCTCCATTGGAGCTACCTGCACTTTTG GTGAGCTGAAGGTGGCAGTGTCCATGGTGACGGGGCTGGAGCCAAGGGAGCAGAGGCTATTGTTCAGGGGCAAGGAGAGGGAGGACAGCGATCACCTCCACATGGTTGGGGTCagggacaaggacaaggtgctGCTCCTAGAGGACCCTGCCCTCAAGGACATCAAGCTCCGGTCTGCGCTCGCGGGCCAGGCCGTGCAGAGCCCGTATCGGACATTTATCGAGGTGTAG